One Caretta caretta isolate rCarCar2 chromosome 24, rCarCar1.hap1, whole genome shotgun sequence genomic region harbors:
- the LOC142070055 gene encoding IgGFc-binding protein-like, with translation MACPLENSQYQLCGTACPATCVDQSAPSSCQDPCVESCQCKDGFVLSQGKCIPKSSCGCQFEGRPYVPNVSFWVDEVCGTRCMCDAATRQVECAAATCKHSERCGLVNGVRGCYPSSYATCSVTRNLHYTTFDGQRYDFQGTCRYQLTALCKKAEGLVDFEVYFQENNTAPLQIKVYQTNLRVSNQFPGKVLMNGFLINLPFNLNDKKITVYRKGWATVIQTDFGLTVTYAGWSGRITVTLPVTYTGAVCGLCGNFNRDREDDLLMRDGTLAPSPVSFGQSWKVGDLPGCSAVMIPPCASVEAIEKQQQGSRGQCGIILDKNGPFRGCHSEVDPHGYFIDCVYGYCVLSGRENNVCQAVAGYSEACQEAGAMVHPWRTTEFCSPSCPPNSHYEFCSSSCDLTCSNLYAPVQCTTQCKEGCVCDEGFVLSGDHCVPFSQCGCLHRGLYYQAGETFHPSGSCEEQCVCLAGGEVVCKAFSCGTGEECRVVDGIQKCHPFGSATCSASGHSHYLSFDGVPFDFQGTCTYILAKTCTDASHLTPFSISVEKEDWGSGNVSMAKVVSIQVYGITLTLLQKKQGLIMVDGVSHNLPVIMVNGQLRAYQHGTNVLVQTDFGLTVSYDLVYQARVTIPGTYQGQTCGLCGNYNGQQDEEFLLPSGRRVPDVAAFGSAWEVEIPGASCTDRCAGNSCSVCEEKKKDVFKGRNYCELLTDPNGPFVACHGAVSPSVYQSNCLYDVCLGNGDAQVLCQSIHSYVTACQEAKVTIQPWRRASFCAVSCPVNSHYEVCADLCTTTCSGGIMDCPETCAEGCQCDEGFLFDGQGCVTPESCGCFEHGRYYKPSETVLRNECQQNCTCVPARGVTCKAHSCTSGEKCKIGDGVMDCISQDIPKPSCSVVRCREGTICKMINEQPKCVPVSRGTCRAGGYFHYRTFDGRAYDFHGNCTYTVVKTCRDASSLPSFHVMAKNENSGNTQVFYVGVVTVQVDGVTVTAARAEVGFVWVNNTRAHLPISLNNGTLRLYQSGTSLVLRTDFNLSMSYDWNNHVRVTVPNDFSDSLCGLCGNYNGDPSDDFETPEGDLAPSVAALGKSWAVEDEDQFCWHDCIGGCRPCAASIVRKYKEEASCGLITKVSDGPFSQCHSKVDPTVYLDNCVYDLCHSDGYRKVLCEALKAYADACQLEGIRIGEWRQLARCREYRFVCQGLWSAG, from the exons ATGGCGTGCCCCCTGGAGAACAGCCAGTACCAGCTCTGTGGAACAGCCTGCCCAGCCACGTGTGTGGACCAGtcagcccccagcagctgccaAGACCCCTGTGTGGAAAGCTGCCAGTGCAAGGACGGTTTTGTGCTGAGCCAGGGCAAATGCATCCCCAAGAGCAGCTGTGGGTGTCAGTTTGAGGGGCGTCCCTATGTCCCCAATGTGAGTTTCTGGGTCGATGAGGTATGTGGGACACGGTGCATGTGCGATGCAGCCACTAGACAGGTCGAATGCGCGGCTGCTACGTGCAAACACTCGGAGAGGTGCGGGCTAGTGAACGGCGTACGGGGCTGTTACCCCTCCAGCTACGCCACCTGCTCCGTGACAAGGAATCTGCACTACACCACCTTTGATGGACAGAGATACGACTTCCAAGGCACCTGCCGCTACCAGCTCACGGCCCTGTGCAAGAAGGCGGAGGGACTGGTGGACTTTGAAGTCTACTTCCAGGAGAACAATACCGCTCCTCTACAGATCAAGGTTTATCAGACCAACCTCAGGGTCAGCAATCAATTCCCTGGGAAAGTCCTG ATGAACGGTTTCCTGATTAACCTTCCCTTCAACCTCAATGATAAGAAAATCACTGTGTATAGAAAGGGCTGGGCCACAGTGATCCAgacagactttggtctcaccgtTACCTATGCCGGGTGGTCAGGACGCATCACGGTCACTCTGCCAGTCACCTACACGGGAGCCGTGTGTGGTCTGTGTGGCAACTTCAACAGGGACAGGGAGGACGACTTGCTCATGAGGGATGGCACGCTGGCACCAAGCCCAGTCAGCTTTGGCCAGAGTTGGAAGGTGGGCGACCTCCCAGGATGCTCTGCAGTAATGATACCCCCATGTGCAAGTGTAGAGGCtattgaaaaacaacaacaaggtaGCAGAGGACAGTGTGGGATCATCCTAGACAAGAATGGCCCCTTCAGAGGATGTCACAGCGAAGTGGACCCCCATGGATACTTCATAGACTGCGTGTACGGCTATTGCGTCCTCAGTGGTCGGGAGAATAACGTCTGCCAGGCAGTTGCTGGCTATTCCGAGGCATGTCAGGAAGCTGGAGCTATGGTGCATCCCTGGAGGACGACAGAGTTCTGCT CTCCGTCCTGTCCCCCGAACAGTCACTATgaattctgcagcagcagctgcgatCTGACATGCAGCAACCTCTATGCCCCGGTGCAATGCACGACCCAGTGTAAGGAAGGCTGCGTGTGTGACGAGGgctttgttctcagtggtgaccaCTGCGTCCCCTTTTCCCAGTGCGGATGCCTCCACAGGGGACTTTACTACCAGGCCGGGGAGACCTTCCACCCGAGCGGTTCATGCGAGGAGCAGTGcgtgtgtctggctggtggggagGTTGTGTGTAAGGCATTTTCCTGCGGCACTGGTGAGGAATGCAGGGTGGTGGACGGCATCCAGAAATGCCACCCATTTGGATCTGCGACCTGTTCTGCCTCTGGCCATTCCCACTACCTCTCTTTCGACGGGGTCCCCTTTGACTTTCAAGGCACCTGCACCTACATCCTGGCCAAGACCTGCACCGATGCCAGTCACCTTACACCATTCTCTATCAGTGTAGAGAAAGAAGACTGGGGCAGCGGGAACGTCTCCATGGCCAAGGTGGTATCCATCCAGGTGTATGGGATCACACTCACCCTGCTGCAGAAGAAACAGGGGCTCATCATG GTGGACGGGGTATCCCACAATCTCCCCGTGATAATGGTCAATGGGCAGCTCCGAGCATATCAACACGGCACTAATGTCCTGGTGCAAACTGACTTTGGCCTCACTGTGAGCTACGACCTGGTTTACCAGGCCAGAGTCACCATCCCAGGGACCTACCAGGGCCAGACGTGTGGCCTGTGCGGGAACTACAATGGACAGCAGGACGAGGAGTTCCTGCTCCCCAGTGGCAGGAGAGTCCCTGATGTGGCAGCATTTGGCTCTGCTTGGGAAGTCGAGATCCCAGGAGCATCCTGTACAGACAGATGTGCTGGAAACAGCTGTTCAGTTTGCGAAGAGAAGAAGAAGGACGTCTTCAAAGGGCGCAACTACTGTGAGCTGCTCACAGACCCCAACGGCCCCTTCGTGGCCTGCCACGGCGCGGTCAGCCCCAGTGTGTATCAGAGCAACTGTCTGTACGATGTGTGCCTGGGAAACGGGGATGCACAGGTCCTGTGCCAGAGCATCCACAGCTACGTGACAGCCTGCCAAGAGGCGAAGGTCACCATCCAGCCCTGGAGGAGAGCCTCCTTCTGCG CTGTGAGCTGCCCGGTTAACAGCCACTACGAGGTCTGCGCCGACCTCTGTACCACCACCTGCTCTGGAGGCATCATGGACTGCCCGGAGACCTGTGCTGAAGGCTGCCAGTGTGACGAGGGCTTCCTCTTCGATGGCCAGGGCTGTGTGACTCCAGAGAGCTGTGGGTGCTTTGAGCATGGGAGATATTACAAG CCCAGTGAGACAGTCCTGAGAAATGAGTGCCAGCAAAACTGCACCTGTGTTCCTGCCCGAGGGGTGACTTGCAAAGCTCACAGCTGCACCAGTGGAGAAAAATGCAAGATCGGAGACGGCGTCATGGACTGCATCAGCCAAG ATATTCCAAAGCCATCGTGCAGTGTGGTCCGCTGTAGGGAAGGAACTATTTGCAAGATGATAAATGAGCAGCCAAAGTGTGTGCCAGTCTCTCGGGGCACGTGCAGGGCCGGGGGATACTTTCATTACCGCACCTTCGATGGCCGGGCGTATGATTTCCATGGCAACTGCACCTACACGGTGGTCAAGACCTGCAGGGATGCCTCCAGCCTGCCCTCCTTCCATGTCATGGCCAAGAATGAGAACAGTGGGAACACACAGGTTTTCTACGTTGGGGTGGTGACTGTCCAGGTGGATGGAGTCACTGTCACAGCAGCCAGGGCTGAAGTCGGCTTTGTGTGG GTGAATAACACCAGGGCCCACTTACCCATCTCCCTGAACAATGGGACCCTTCGGCTCTATCAGAGTGGCACCTCCCTCGTCCTCCGCACCGACTTCAACCTCAGCATGTCCTATGACTGGAACAACCACGTGAGGGTCACCGTCCCTAATGACTTCTCCGACAGCCTGTGCGGCCTGTGTGGCAACTATAATGGGGACCCCTCCGATGACTTCGAGACCCCAGAGGGGGACCTGGCTCCCAGTGTCGCCGCCCTGGGGAAAAGCTGGGCAGTGGAAGATGAGGATCAGTTTTGCTGGCACGATTGCATTGGAGGTTGCAGGCCCTGTGCCGCCAGCATAGTCAGAAAGTACAAGGAAGAGGCCTCGTGTGGCCTGATAACCAAGGTCTCAGATGGGCCCTTCAGCCAGTGCCACTCCAAGGTGGATCCTACAGTCTACTTGGACAACTGCGTGTACGATCTGTGCCACAGCGACGGCTACAGGAAGGTCCTGTGTGAGGCCCTGAAGGCCTACGCGGATGCCTGCCAGCTGGAGGGGATCAGGATTGGGGAATGGAGACAGTTGGCCAGATGCCGTGAGTACAGATTTGTATGCCAAGGTCTATGGTCTGCTGGTTAG